One region of Chloroflexota bacterium genomic DNA includes:
- a CDS encoding NUDIX hydrolase, whose product MDVTDLPTVPNHFRYCPRCGESMSLRPEGGRQRASCQACGFIHFSTFSLGVGGIVVRDNKVLFIRRGQDPGKGRWTIPGGYVEQDEPFEEAVVREVWEETGVRSEVLGLLAARNSLHERDSNVYIVFTLRDLGGGPQCDGVEVDRAEFLAHHEYEALRELAPVSKYFAQMALETPDAPLTASSFAGQTSGYAYSMFDIAGFNPHALDLD is encoded by the coding sequence ATGGACGTAACCGATCTCCCAACAGTTCCGAATCACTTCCGCTACTGCCCGCGGTGCGGCGAGTCGATGTCGCTGCGGCCGGAAGGCGGGCGTCAACGCGCAAGTTGCCAGGCGTGCGGCTTCATCCATTTCAGCACATTCTCACTCGGCGTGGGCGGCATTGTAGTGCGTGACAATAAAGTGCTGTTCATCCGGCGCGGACAAGACCCGGGCAAGGGGCGTTGGACCATTCCGGGCGGCTACGTAGAACAGGACGAACCTTTTGAAGAAGCGGTGGTGCGCGAGGTGTGGGAAGAAACCGGCGTCCGCAGCGAAGTCTTGGGCTTATTGGCGGCCCGCAACAGTCTCCACGAGCGCGATAGCAACGTGTACATCGTCTTCACGCTCAGAGACCTCGGCGGCGGCCCGCAGTGCGACGGCGTGGAGGTAGATCGCGCTGAATTCTTGGCACACCATGAATATGAAGCCTTGCGGGAGCTTGCGCCTGTCAGCAAATACTTCGCGCAAATGGCGCTGGAAACCCCAGACGCGCCGCTGACTGCCTCTTCATTCGCGGGCCAGACCAGCGGCTACGCGTATTCCATGTTTGACATTGCCGGATTCAATCCCCACGCGCTGGACTTAGACTGA
- the lipA gene encoding lipoyl synthase, which produces MATTLERKPEWIRVRWKEGEQYRELKQIMRGMDLHTVCEEARCPNISECWNSRTATFMILGDTCTRACSFCAVKSGRPAGLDKIEPIRVAWAVKQMGLRHAVITSVARDDLADGGAQIFAETIRKVRELNEDCSIEVLIPDLGGRHDSLQEVIAAKPEILNHNVETVPRLQRRVRPKARYERSHWVLRTSKQLDPEILTKSGMMLGLGETWDEILQTLTDMAETGVDIFTIGQYLRPSKKHQKLERYYRPEEFVELKEIGESLGIRHVESGPLVRSSYHARDQVETLHDKAE; this is translated from the coding sequence ATGGCTACGACACTGGAACGAAAACCGGAATGGATTCGCGTCCGCTGGAAAGAGGGCGAGCAGTACCGCGAACTCAAGCAGATCATGCGGGGCATGGACCTGCATACGGTCTGCGAAGAGGCGCGGTGCCCAAATATCAGCGAGTGCTGGAACTCCCGCACGGCCACGTTCATGATCCTGGGCGATACGTGCACGCGCGCGTGTAGCTTCTGCGCGGTAAAGAGCGGGCGTCCCGCCGGTCTCGACAAGATCGAGCCCATCCGCGTGGCCTGGGCCGTGAAGCAGATGGGCCTGCGCCACGCTGTGATTACGTCCGTGGCCCGCGACGACCTGGCAGACGGCGGCGCGCAGATCTTTGCCGAGACCATCCGCAAGGTGCGCGAACTCAACGAGGACTGCTCCATCGAGGTGCTCATCCCCGATCTGGGCGGCAGGCACGATTCGTTGCAGGAAGTAATAGCCGCCAAGCCGGAAATCCTGAACCACAATGTGGAAACCGTGCCCCGCCTGCAACGCCGCGTGCGCCCCAAGGCCCGCTACGAGCGCAGCCACTGGGTGCTCCGCACTTCTAAGCAACTCGACCCCGAGATCCTCACGAAGTCCGGCATGATGCTCGGCCTGGGCGAGACCTGGGACGAAATCCTCCAAACGCTCACCGACATGGCCGAGACCGGCGTGGACATCTTCACCATCGGCCAATATCTGCGCCCCTCCAAAAAGCACCAGAAGCTGGAACGCTACTACCGCCCCGAAGAATTTGTCGAACTCAAAGAGATTGGCGAGTCCCTCGGCATCCGCCACGTCGAATCCGGCCCTCTCGTCCGCTCCTCCTACCACGCCCGCGACCAAGTGGAAACGCTGCACGACAAGGCAGAGTAG
- the lipB gene encoding lipoyl(octanoyl) transferase LipB has translation MSTRQRYDCALVDLGSVPYHEAWELQRRLVAARQADVIPDVVLLLEHPHTYTIGRRGDDSEVLATPEHLHTLGATVVEVDRGGLATYHGPGQLVGYPILDLRPRGRAVHSYLRNLEEALINTLREIGIPAQRVAQKTGVWVDDRKIASIGVRFSRWISSHGFALNVTTDLSYFSHIVPCGMPTVTMTSVAQESSVSQGSTVARETGKADMALIRERIAHHLAQVFDLQYVKEFSPALAEHLATLDESQVMALR, from the coding sequence GTGAGCACACGGCAGCGGTATGATTGCGCTTTGGTAGACCTGGGCTCCGTGCCGTATCACGAGGCCTGGGAATTGCAGCGTCGGTTGGTTGCGGCACGGCAGGCGGACGTGATCCCCGACGTTGTGCTGTTGCTGGAGCATCCCCACACCTACACCATCGGTCGCAGGGGAGATGACAGCGAGGTGCTCGCCACGCCGGAGCACCTTCATACGCTGGGTGCGACCGTGGTAGAGGTAGATCGCGGCGGTTTGGCGACGTATCACGGGCCGGGGCAACTGGTGGGGTATCCCATTCTCGATCTGCGGCCACGGGGCCGTGCAGTCCACAGCTATCTGCGCAACCTCGAAGAGGCGCTTATCAACACGCTGCGGGAAATCGGCATTCCGGCGCAGCGCGTCGCGCAGAAGACCGGCGTGTGGGTGGACGACCGCAAGATTGCCTCCATCGGCGTGCGCTTCAGCCGCTGGATCAGCAGCCACGGCTTCGCCCTGAACGTCACCACCGACCTCAGCTATTTTTCCCACATTGTGCCGTGCGGCATGCCAACGGTCACGATGACGTCTGTTGCACAGGAGTCGTCTGTTTCACAGGGGTCGACTGTTGCGCGGGAAACTGGGAAGGCGGACATGGCGCTCATTCGCGAGCGCATCGCGCATCATCTCGCGCAGGTCTTCGACTTGCAATACGTCAAAGAGTTCTCTCCCGCGTTGGCAGAGCACCTTGCCACGCTCGACGAGAGTCAAGTGATGGCGCTGAGGTAA
- a CDS encoding nucleotidyltransferase family protein produces MAKQLQPAPQIPVPREQTAVVCQRYHIRTLALFGSVLCEDFSPESDVDVLVEFESGKTPGYFTLARIARELSALLGGREVDIRTPNGLSPYFRDEVVESAFPVYGFR; encoded by the coding sequence TTGGCAAAGCAACTACAGCCCGCCCCGCAAATTCCGGTACCCCGGGAGCAAACCGCCGTAGTCTGTCAGCGGTACCACATCCGCACGCTGGCGCTCTTTGGCTCGGTGTTGTGCGAAGACTTTTCGCCCGAGAGCGATGTTGACGTGCTGGTGGAGTTCGAATCCGGTAAGACCCCGGGCTACTTCACGTTGGCCAGAATAGCGCGGGAACTTTCGGCGTTGTTGGGTGGCCGGGAGGTGGATATTCGCACTCCAAACGGCCTCTCCCCGTATTTTCGCGATGAAGTTGTAGAATCGGCATTTCCAGTCTATGGATTCCGATGA
- a CDS encoding DUF86 domain-containing protein: MDSDDRARLTHMLEAAQEARSFAEGKTRADLELNRMLAHALMACLRVVGEAARQVSPESRQEYPDVPWRDIVGMRNLLVHEYFKIDEDVVWQTVTVDLPKLIDALEQEEL; encoded by the coding sequence ATGGATTCCGATGATCGCGCGCGACTGACGCACATGCTGGAAGCAGCCCAGGAGGCACGATCGTTTGCGGAAGGCAAGACACGTGCAGACCTAGAGTTAAATCGTATGTTGGCGCATGCTTTGATGGCGTGTCTGCGAGTTGTAGGAGAAGCCGCACGGCAAGTTTCGCCGGAATCCCGACAGGAGTATCCAGATGTCCCTTGGCGAGATATAGTTGGCATGCGCAACCTACTCGTACACGAGTACTTCAAAATAGACGAAGACGTTGTTTGGCAGACGGTGACTGTTGACTTGCCCAAGCTGATTGACGCCTTGGAGCAAGAGGAGTTGTGA
- a CDS encoding class I SAM-dependent methyltransferase produces MKRSQESSRTQWFEDESLWIDTYDFMFPPSRIAAAEEEVEPLLRLVGGEPQAVLDLCCGPGRFAVPLARRGLHVTGVDRTAFFLAKAQERAAAEDVQVEWVHDDMRTFVRPGAFDLALSMFTSFGYFDDKTEDATVLRNIHTSLRPGGVLVMDVVGKELLARDFEPTRSRKHQDGTVVIDRREVYDDWTRVRMEWTIIKGDAVRVFTIDHTVYSGQELKDRFIAAGFRDVRLYGSMDGSAYDREAERLIAVGRKPAP; encoded by the coding sequence ATGAAGAGAAGCCAAGAGAGCAGCAGGACCCAGTGGTTCGAGGATGAGTCCCTGTGGATAGATACGTACGACTTCATGTTCCCGCCGTCGCGGATCGCCGCCGCTGAGGAGGAGGTCGAGCCGCTGCTGCGCCTCGTTGGCGGGGAACCGCAGGCGGTCCTCGACCTTTGCTGCGGGCCGGGTCGCTTTGCCGTGCCTCTGGCCCGGCGCGGTTTGCACGTAACCGGCGTGGATAGGACGGCGTTCTTCCTCGCGAAAGCGCAGGAACGGGCGGCTGCAGAAGACGTCCAAGTCGAGTGGGTCCACGACGACATGCGCACGTTCGTGCGCCCGGGGGCTTTCGATCTGGCCCTCAGCATGTTCACGTCGTTCGGCTACTTTGACGACAAGACCGAGGATGCAACGGTGCTGCGGAACATCCACACGAGCCTGCGACCGGGCGGAGTACTGGTCATGGACGTGGTGGGCAAGGAACTGCTGGCGCGCGATTTCGAGCCGACACGTTCTCGAAAGCACCAGGATGGCACCGTGGTAATTGATCGCCGCGAAGTTTACGACGACTGGACGCGAGTCCGCATGGAATGGACAATTATCAAAGGCGATGCCGTGCGCGTCTTCACCATCGACCATACGGTTTACTCCGGCCAAGAGCTCAAGGACCGCTTCATTGCCGCCGGCTTTCGCGACGTGCGGCTCTACGGCAGTATGGATGGCTCGGCCTATGATCGGGAGGCTGAGCGCCTGATTGCCGTCGGACGCAAGCCCGCTCCGTAA